Proteins from a single region of Punica granatum isolate Tunisia-2019 chromosome 8, ASM765513v2, whole genome shotgun sequence:
- the LOC116189624 gene encoding uncharacterized protein At5g64816 → MVEVWWPLVGAAIPALVGAQAWRMKKRRAEEQRLKSARGREKSSEEIFVCERVCTSKRMLKKVGSFSKDPTPDSCVTVCGVSQLDACADACARTVCVNQHQVPNWNDICLRRCQSECLRLSSSYSDAL, encoded by the coding sequence ATGGTGGAAGTGTGGTGGCCATTGGTCGGGGCGGCAATCCCGGCCCTAGTGGGAGCACAGGCatggagaatgaagaagaggCGTGCCGAGGAGCAGAGGCTAAAGAGTGCGAGGGGTCGCGAGAAGAGCTCCGAGGAGATCTTTGTCTGCGAGAGGGTGTGCACCTCGAAGAGAATGCTGAAGAAGGTCGGTTCCTTCTCCAAggacccgacccccgactCGTGCGTCACCGTGTGCGGTGTGTCCCAGCTCGATGCCTGCGCCGATGCCTGTGCCAGGACGGTGTGCGTGAACCAGCACCAGGTCCCCAATTGGAACGACATCTGCCTCAGGAGGTGCCAGAGCGAATGCTTGAGGCTCTCGAGCTCTTACTCTGATGCTTTGTAG